DNA from Candidatus Cloacimonas acidaminovorans str. Evry:
TCCAGAAAACCAATGAGGCGAATCATTAAAGAGGGAGAGGTCCATAAATGGGGGTTTTGAGCGTGTTGATGTTGGTGTTCAACTGGTTCAGGAACTTCTTCTTCCGCAAGTAATTTCCTTTCCGGCAGAGGAATAATATCTTTCAGCAAAGAAGCTGCTGCCACATAAACATCTTTTCTTTCCGCAAAATTCTTTTCCAGATTTGCCTCCAATCCTAAACCATTGGCAAGAATGAAAGAAGCGGAACTGAAGTTTTTTAAATCGGCAGGACCGGGTGACCAGGTATGAGGTGAAGCATTTGGAGGAATAATACATTTAACCTCAAATTCATTTCCCGCAAGTTGTTTCAGAATAAGCTCGTAGGGATGAATTGAAGCCAGAAGCAAAGGATTTTGCTTTTCTTCCTGGTTTTGGCAGGAAAAAGCGAAGAGCAAAGTGATAAGCACGCTCCATTTAAGATACTTCATTTTTACCTCCTAAGCTTTTATACACCGAGAACACCGAATTTACCGAAAGCACCGAGTTTATTTTATAATTATTAGCAATGCTAATTTTCATTCTCAATTCTCAATTCAGCATATAATTTTTCCGGCTAACTATAAATCGTTTTCCCAATTCCATCTTTCCATCTCATCATCTTGCTATTTTTAGGGCATCTCACTTTATTTTAATTTTACAGTTCGCACTTTACTATATCGCATCCTCCACCCATCGTAAAGGATGGGTTGAGGACGGGTTGATGATGTGTAGCAAGCAAGGAAGAAATCCTATTCCATATATTTTAAAAGAGTTGTGAGCAAACGGACACCTGCTCCTGTTGCACCGTAGTTATAAATTCCGTATTCTTTATCTTTGAAGGCGGTTCCGGCAATGTCAATATGCAGCCAGGGCTTATTCTGCACAAATTCTTGCAGGAAAAGACCCGCAGTAATAGTGCCGGCAGAGGGACCTCCGGAATTTTTCAAATCGGCAATTTCGGATTTGAGTTGTTCTTTATATTCTTCAAAAGCGGGAAGTTGCCAGATATTTTCACCGGTAAAGTGAGCTGCATTTTTCAGCTGTTCCAGCCAGGGTTCGTTATTGGTAATCACGGCAGAAATTTGTGTTCCCAAAGCGGTAACTGCAGCACCTGTTAAAGTTGCGATATCAATAATGCGGTCGCAATGTTCTTTTTCCAGAGCATAATTGATAGCATCGCAAAGAGTTAAGCGACCTTCAGCATCGGTATTGACTACTTCAATGGTTTTTCCGCTCATTGAAGTAATTACATCTCCGGTATGATAAGCATCCCCGGAAATCATATTTTCGCAGGCAGCGATGATGCCTACTACATTAACTTTCAATTTCATAGCAGCAATTGCACACATAGTTCCGATAACGGCAGCTGCACCTCCCATATCATCTTTCATATTTGACATTCCTTGTGCACTTTTAATACAGTAACCGCCGCTGTCAAAGGTGATACCTTTTCCGATTAAAGCAATGGTCTCCTGATGGTGTTCAGGATTTCCTAAATGGCGCATAATAATAAGTTTTGGCTCGTGAGTTGAGCCGCGTCCCACAGCTAAAAAGGCATCCATTTTGATGCGTTTAAGTTTATCCAGGGAATGCACATCAATAGAAAAACCGTATTGCAAAGCTGCCTGTTTGGCTGTTTCCGCAAGGTTTTCGGGAGTAATAACATTGGCAGGTTCATTTACCAAATTCCTGGCAAAATTGGTTGTTTCGGCATAAATGCGTCCTTCTACTATACCTCTGTTTAGATGGCGAGTATTTTTAGAGAGGAGCATATAATGCAATGCCTCAATTTCGCTTTCGTTTTTAGCCGAGCTTAAGTATTTGTTAAATTGATAGGTAACCAGTAAAGCCGTTTCGGAAAGCAAATGACCAAAAGCCACATCGGTTATAGGGCAATCAAACCCTTGAAAAAGATAGATTTGTTTGGCTTTTAATTTGGCAGCGAAACGAATTGCGGAAGCCAAAAGATTGCGGACTTTATTAATATTGAGGTCGTTTTTATTGCCGGCACCCAGTAAAATAATATTTTGTCGTTGGATTCCATTCACGCTGGCAAAGTTCTTTAAATCCCCGTAAGCGAACTTAAAATCCTCACTTTTACAATAGACCTGAGCCGTTTTGGCGATGTTTTGCGGTAGCAATTCTACCTTGTCCAATGCACCGTTTTCTTCCTGGAAAATGATTATACAATCCATATCTTCCGGGACTTTACGGATGATGTCGATCTTCATTCTGAACTCCTTATTGTTTTTTATAGTATATTAAAAATCTTCGGATAAGCTTAAGTAATACATCGGTTTGGAAATTTTGGAGAGGTCAGTAAGCCAGGCAATATCAAATTTTAACACAAAATAACCTAAATTGAGACGAGGTCCGAAACCGTAACCCAATTTTATATCATTCAGTTTACCGTCTATCACTCCCCTAAAATCAGAATTTTTATCCCAAGCAGCTCCCATATCGGCAAAAATGCTTCCGCGAATATTGCGTAGCTGTAAAGGCACGGGAAAAGCCAAATAGAGATAATCAAAGAAAGGAAAACGCAGTTCAGCAGAACCCAAAATCATTCTTTCTCCGTCTATATCTTCATTTAATGCCCGCACACCATACAAACCATCAAGATTAAAACGCTGAGGTGATTCACCGGTACTGATTCCTGCATTCAAACGAAAAGCCAGAGAATAGCGTTTTTCAAAAAAGTTGTAACAGCGCAGATCAAGATAGTTGGTAAAATAGTTCAGCTCATTTTTAGCAAAGCTTTTCCGAATGAGATAATAATAACGCCAACCAACCATAGGTCCTGTAGAGCCGAAAAGAGCATTATCAAAAACAAAAGCCAAGCCAGGTGCAATAACCGTATCGGTCTCTTTGGAGATATCCATTTGCCAGTTTTCTGTAGGAACATCCTCCGGTGCCAGATAATCCCATTCCTGTTTCACATAATACAGCTGGCTGTCAAATTCCAAACGCGTAAACCTACTGAAGGGATAACGGTAAATAAAAAGCATTCCCAGTTCGCGTTCTCGCAAGCGAAAATAATCATCCTGACCGATACGATAACGCCTATAAAGCGTTTCATCATAGAAATTATAGACCCCTATTCCGTAATCAGCACGATGCTTTAGATTCATAAAAGAAAGGAAAAGATTGCTGTCTTCAATTTTTCCTGAAATCCCCAAACTGATACCTATTCCATAATTGCCCATTAAATCACTTAAAGTGAGATCAATAGCTCCCACGGTGCCTGTGTAAGATGAATACGCCAATCCGCCCCAGATGCTGTCTAAAGCGAATTTTGTTTTATATTTTTCTATTTTGGGCGGAACATTAATACTATCCGGTTTATCATCCCAGGAAAAATCCTGAAAATGTTTCAAGGAATCGCTTTTGTCCGATTCATTATTGGAAATATGAGGGCGACGGGGATTTTGTTGTGGGGATTGTTTTTTAGAAAGATGTTGTGCTTTGCTTCTTTTTCCGTAATAATCAAGACGGGTAAGGTCTATGGTTTGTAAAAGGTCATCGGCACGCACAAAACTTTGCGGTTGGCTGCTTTCTTCATAAATTAGATTTTTCAGGGGATTATCGTCAAAATAGATATCCCAGGCACCGTCAAAGTAGTCGCTTATAACTAGATAACTATCATCAAAGCTGATATCGCCATTCATAATACCGGCAATGCATTTAGTGAGTTCAGCGCGCTGTCCGGTTTCCCAATCCAGAATTTCATAATTGGCAAGGTTATATTTATAGGAAAGAAAGACGAGCTTGGAACCGTCTTCTGCCCAAATTGGACTGAAACAATCGTAATTTTCAAAGGTTCTTTCAACTATTTCACCGGTCTCAATATTGAAAGTGAAAATATCGCGCGTAAGGTCTGAAAACAAACCATAACTGATTTCCTGCTTTTCACACTTATGTTCACTATCGTAAGCAATGTATTTGCCGTCGGGTGAAAAACGGGGATGAGCATCGTCATAACTGTCATCAGTTAGCTGAGTTAATTTTCCTGTTTCAATTTCATAAAGATAGAGGTCGGATTGCATATTTTTTTGACCTGCCAAAACCAGAAACAAGCCATCGGGAGAAACATCCGCTTCATAAATTGCTTGCAATTCCGGAATGCTGATGGTCTGCACGATTTTTTTAGTGTTTACATTCAGGATTTGTATTTTATCACCGGTAGCTGTCTTGGCA
Protein-coding regions in this window:
- a CDS encoding metal ABC transporter substrate-binding protein codes for the protein MKYLKWSVLITLLFAFSCQNQEEKQNPLLLASIHPYELILKQLAGNEFEVKCIIPPNASPHTWSPGPADLKNFSSASFILANGLGLEANLEKNFAERKDVYVAAASLLKDIIPLPERKLLAEEEVPEPVEHQHQHAQNPHLWTSPSLMIRLIGFLEKELSTRFPNSSFVFKHNAQQMQQELQNLIDKIKTERTQYKNPAIITYHNAFHYFLQEFDIEELGFVQESPGKEPTPKELALLGNIIKEHNVQAIFLEPQMDRKAGETLSKEFNLKLLTLDPLGSDGKAQTIAELIDNNWQKMKAGF
- a CDS encoding BamA/TamA family outer membrane protein, which translates into the protein MNKKLYCLIILFVLCSSVFAYSFGQNKVNFAPQDFSTIQTMHFDIYFPAGEDQFGRIAALMAEDIYYYIKAEFKVPILARIPIIFYSTKQEFLSTNITYYLLTEGVGGFTESLHNRVVVPFEGSYANLEELLAHELTHAYINAMDNRFVNPNSMLRPTSFPFWFSEGLPEYLSVGGEDDYNNMYLLDMVINNTIGRLNSADGYLAYRLGESFLTFIAETWGREKVPEYFFAIHSSFNLDEATKKVFGMDFEDLESRWHYKLKRDYYPLINSHDIPMENFEQRTFHKKDGSYFNLAPRFSPNGSRYVYYSNAGGRYSIWLAGTQGLAQPQLIFKGEKSGKAEEFYYLRSALSWFPDNQRIAFSAKTATGDKIQILNVNTKKIVQTISIPELQAIYEADVSPDGLFLVLAGQKNMQSDLYLYEIETGKLTQLTDDSYDDAHPRFSPDGKYIAYDSEHKCEKQEISYGLFSDLTRDIFTFNIETGEIVERTFENYDCFSPIWAEDGSKLVFLSYKYNLANYEILDWETGQRAELTKCIAGIMNGDISFDDSYLVISDYFDGAWDIYFDDNPLKNLIYEESSQPQSFVRADDLLQTIDLTRLDYYGKRSKAQHLSKKQSPQQNPRRPHISNNESDKSDSLKHFQDFSWDDKPDSINVPPKIEKYKTKFALDSIWGGLAYSSYTGTVGAIDLTLSDLMGNYGIGISLGISGKIEDSNLFLSFMNLKHRADYGIGVYNFYDETLYRRYRIGQDDYFRLRERELGMLFIYRYPFSRFTRLEFDSQLYYVKQEWDYLAPEDVPTENWQMDISKETDTVIAPGLAFVFDNALFGSTGPMVGWRYYYLIRKSFAKNELNYFTNYLDLRCYNFFEKRYSLAFRLNAGISTGESPQRFNLDGLYGVRALNEDIDGERMILGSAELRFPFFDYLYLAFPVPLQLRNIRGSIFADMGAAWDKNSDFRGVIDGKLNDIKLGYGFGPRLNLGYFVLKFDIAWLTDLSKISKPMYYLSLSEDF
- a CDS encoding leucyl aminopeptidase translates to MKIDIIRKVPEDMDCIIIFQEENGALDKVELLPQNIAKTAQVYCKSEDFKFAYGDLKNFASVNGIQRQNIILLGAGNKNDLNINKVRNLLASAIRFAAKLKAKQIYLFQGFDCPITDVAFGHLLSETALLVTYQFNKYLSSAKNESEIEALHYMLLSKNTRHLNRGIVEGRIYAETTNFARNLVNEPANVITPENLAETAKQAALQYGFSIDVHSLDKLKRIKMDAFLAVGRGSTHEPKLIIMRHLGNPEHHQETIALIGKGITFDSGGYCIKSAQGMSNMKDDMGGAAAVIGTMCAIAAMKLKVNVVGIIAACENMISGDAYHTGDVITSMSGKTIEVVNTDAEGRLTLCDAINYALEKEHCDRIIDIATLTGAAVTALGTQISAVITNNEPWLEQLKNAAHFTGENIWQLPAFEEYKEQLKSEIADLKNSGGPSAGTITAGLFLQEFVQNKPWLHIDIAGTAFKDKEYGIYNYGATGAGVRLLTTLLKYME